A single window of Ischnura elegans chromosome 8, ioIscEleg1.1, whole genome shotgun sequence DNA harbors:
- the LOC124163595 gene encoding inositol hexakisphosphate kinase 1-like isoform X3, producing the protein MLCLDGATVAKPLVVREQRFYETLPASLRPFVPSFLGALEVHVLQGEGGYVTHAAAPPPLYKPHLGIRTRRSRIRLHDSGDIEIEGENEGMVFEDDDDEDRENIAAKLKEEDLTQLEDEELQKVDRVPRPSVGHALNPWVLRCHRESLSGLTPGMSQNFILLENLTARFKQPCVLDLKIGTRQYGDSASPAKVRSKMMKVVTTTSGKLGLRLGGMQVYQVTTRRFLCRNKLFGRTLTVDGFRMALVQFLHNGWCIRLDIVRPLLERLEALEAILSRLGAARFYTCSLLCLYEGELRTPSTTPLSPSTPAPPMTPGPFSAMPPGFFTSSSNRFNFPINNQSSMELSHSPSSLNGKLANVLANGKENAGVWGDVARSSPFAHAEQRNHTFPNSSSDGMSPAVETSTPHNSEVHGVSACISSSSSNSRRMAAVEEATSHSSNEPASPGIRESSGSISKITPQATVLPSRSGSASQWSHLTDVGTCPSDVKPHGSPIRGSRSSSPFTPCPHLLPSEGTPPVKSSTSCDSLNSHKGIVPHNLAAAISPKLENLEDEAVKGQLRKSRQRRETLGRSVSADSVSFSRVRYNALNKNEWKGGDAWLAKNDSYSDTKVNGYVTRDKEDWTSRLKDVRKRSRSLEPQMSLYPSSINQSPYFDDGAVSHYTSISANPLVDVRLIDFAHSTHKGLSDPVTYAGPDQGFLFGLHNLINLLRDIAHEAMTATERF; encoded by the exons ATGCTTTGTTTGGATGGTGCAACAGTGGCTAAACCTCTGGTTGTACGAGAGCAACGTTTTTATGAGACATTGCCAGCTTCTTTACGCCCATTTGTGCCTTCCTTTCTTGGGGCATTGGAGGTTCATGTGCTCCAAGGAGAGGGTGGATATGTTACCCATGCTGCCGCCCCTCCCCCCTTGTACAAGCCACATCTGGGAATCAGAACCAGGAGAAG TAGGATACGCCTCCACGATTCAGGAGACATTGAAATCGAAGGTGAAAATGAAGGCATGGTttttgaagatgatgatgatgaagacagAGAGAACATTGCAGCCAAGTTGAAAGAAGAGGACCTAACTCAGTTGGAGGATGAGGAGTTGCAGAAGGTGGACAGGGTACCAAGGCCATCTGTTGGTCATGCCCTCAACCCATGGGTTCTGCGATGCCACCGGGAAAGCTTAAGTGGCCTCACCCCTGGCATGAGTCAAA ATTTCATTCTGCTGGAAAATCTCACTGCAAGGTTTAAGCAGCCATGTGTGTTAGACCTCAAGATAGGAACTCGGCAATATGGAGACTCAGCATCCCCTGCCAAAGTTCGCTCTAAAATGATGAAAGTGGTTACCACAACATCAGGCAAACTTGGTCTCCGGCTTGGTGGTATGCAG GTTTATCAGGTGACAACAAGGCGTTTCCTGTGTCGTAACAAGCTCTTTGGTCGCACCCTGACTGTTGATGGCTTCCGCATGGCCTTGGTACAGTTCCTGCACAATGGGTGGTGCATTCGGTTGGACATTGTGAGACCCCTATTGGAGAGACTGGAAGCTTTAGAGGCGATCCTATCGCGCTTGGGAGCTGCTCGTTTCTACACCTGCTCCCTCCTTTGTTTGTACGAGGGCGAACTGCGAACACCATCTACCACCCCTCTCTCGCCCTCTACGCCAGCTCCGCCAATGACCCCTGGTCCATTTTCGGCTATGCCCCCTGGATTCTTCACCTCCTCCTCCAACAGATTTAACTTTCCCATCAACAACCAGTCATCCATGGAATTGAGTCACTCCCCCTCAAGCCTAAACGGCAAGCTTGCCAATGTGCTGGCCAACGGCAAGGAAAATGCCGGGGTTTGGGGAGATGTGGCCAGGTCTTCTCCCTTTGCTCATGCTGAGCAGCGAAATCATACCTTCCCCAATTCATCATCTGACGGCATGTCTCCTGCTGTGGAGACCTCTACTCCGCATAACTCTGAG GTGCATGGAGTATCTGCTTGTATAAGTTCATCTTCGAGCAATTCCAGAAGGATGGCTGCTGTCGAAGAGGCAACATCACACAGTTCAAATGAACCGGCTTCTCCCGGAATCAGAGAATCATCTGGCTCTATAAGTAAAATCACTCCACAAGCCACTGTACTCCCTTCCAGAAGTGGTTCTGCCTCGCAATGGAGTCACTTGACTGATGTAGGAACCTGTCCATCTGATGTGAAACCACATGGGTCACCAATTAGAGGCTCAAGGTCGAGTTCTCCATTTACTCCGTGTCCCCATCTGCTGCCGTCGGAAGGAACTCCTCCAGTCAAGAGTTCCACCTCCTGCGACAGCCTTAATTCTCATAAAGGTATTGTGCCTCACAATTTAGCCGCAGCAATTAGTCCCAAGTTGGAGAACCTGGAAGACGAAGCAGTTAAGGGCCAGTTGAGGAAGAGCCGGCAGAGGAGGGAGACGTTAGGACGAAGTGTCAGTGCTGACTCAGTTTCTTTCTCCCGTGTCAGATACAATGCCTTAAATAAAAACGAATGGAAAGGAGGTGATGCCTGGTTAGCCAAAAATGATAGTTATTCAGACACCAAAGTCAATGGGTACGTTACACGGGATAAAGAGGACTGGACATCTAGGTTGAAAGATGTAAGGAAAAGATCGCGAAGCTTAGAGCCACAGATGTCCCTATACCCTTCAAGCATCAATCAGAGTCCATATTTTGATGATGGTGCCGTTTCTCACTATACCTCCATCTCAGCAAATCCTTTGGTGGACGTGCGACTAATTGACTTTGCCCACTCAACCCATAAGGGACTATCAGATCCCGTCACATACGCAGGGCCTGATCAGGGCTTCCTCTTTGGCTTGCACAATCTCATCAATTTGCTAAGAGATATTGCGCATGAAGCCATGACTGCCACGGAGAGGTTTTGA
- the LOC124163595 gene encoding inositol hexakisphosphate kinase 1-like isoform X1 translates to MEDASEQKLIQLEPFAHQVGGHSSMLCLDGATVAKPLVVREQRFYETLPASLRPFVPSFLGALEVHVLQGEGGYVTHAAAPPPLYKPHLGIRTRRSRIRLHDSGDIEIEGENEGMVFEDDDDEDRENIAAKLKEEDLTQLEDEELQKVDRVPRPSVGHALNPWVLRCHRESLSGLTPGMSQNFILLENLTARFKQPCVLDLKIGTRQYGDSASPAKVRSKMMKVVTTTSGKLGLRLGGMQVYQVTTRRFLCRNKLFGRTLTVDGFRMALVQFLHNGWCIRLDIVRPLLERLEALEAILSRLGAARFYTCSLLCLYEGELRTPSTTPLSPSTPAPPMTPGPFSAMPPGFFTSSSNRFNFPINNQSSMELSHSPSSLNGKLANVLANGKENAGVWGDVARSSPFAHAEQRNHTFPNSSSDGMSPAVETSTPHNSEVHGVSACISSSSSNSRRMAAVEEATSHSSNEPASPGIRESSGSISKITPQATVLPSRSGSASQWSHLTDVGTCPSDVKPHGSPIRGSRSSSPFTPCPHLLPSEGTPPVKSSTSCDSLNSHKGIVPHNLAAAISPKLENLEDEAVKGQLRKSRQRRETLGRSVSADSVSFSRVRYNALNKNEWKGGDAWLAKNDSYSDTKVNGYVTRDKEDWTSRLKDVRKRSRSLEPQMSLYPSSINQSPYFDDGAVSHYTSISANPLVDVRLIDFAHSTHKGLSDPVTYAGPDQGFLFGLHNLINLLRDIAHEAMTATERF, encoded by the exons ATGGAAGATGCTTCAGAACAAAAGCTCATTCAG ctggaGCCATTTGCTCACCAAGTTGGCGGTCATTCATCCATGCTTTGTTTGGATGGTGCAACAGTGGCTAAACCTCTGGTTGTACGAGAGCAACGTTTTTATGAGACATTGCCAGCTTCTTTACGCCCATTTGTGCCTTCCTTTCTTGGGGCATTGGAGGTTCATGTGCTCCAAGGAGAGGGTGGATATGTTACCCATGCTGCCGCCCCTCCCCCCTTGTACAAGCCACATCTGGGAATCAGAACCAGGAGAAG TAGGATACGCCTCCACGATTCAGGAGACATTGAAATCGAAGGTGAAAATGAAGGCATGGTttttgaagatgatgatgatgaagacagAGAGAACATTGCAGCCAAGTTGAAAGAAGAGGACCTAACTCAGTTGGAGGATGAGGAGTTGCAGAAGGTGGACAGGGTACCAAGGCCATCTGTTGGTCATGCCCTCAACCCATGGGTTCTGCGATGCCACCGGGAAAGCTTAAGTGGCCTCACCCCTGGCATGAGTCAAA ATTTCATTCTGCTGGAAAATCTCACTGCAAGGTTTAAGCAGCCATGTGTGTTAGACCTCAAGATAGGAACTCGGCAATATGGAGACTCAGCATCCCCTGCCAAAGTTCGCTCTAAAATGATGAAAGTGGTTACCACAACATCAGGCAAACTTGGTCTCCGGCTTGGTGGTATGCAG GTTTATCAGGTGACAACAAGGCGTTTCCTGTGTCGTAACAAGCTCTTTGGTCGCACCCTGACTGTTGATGGCTTCCGCATGGCCTTGGTACAGTTCCTGCACAATGGGTGGTGCATTCGGTTGGACATTGTGAGACCCCTATTGGAGAGACTGGAAGCTTTAGAGGCGATCCTATCGCGCTTGGGAGCTGCTCGTTTCTACACCTGCTCCCTCCTTTGTTTGTACGAGGGCGAACTGCGAACACCATCTACCACCCCTCTCTCGCCCTCTACGCCAGCTCCGCCAATGACCCCTGGTCCATTTTCGGCTATGCCCCCTGGATTCTTCACCTCCTCCTCCAACAGATTTAACTTTCCCATCAACAACCAGTCATCCATGGAATTGAGTCACTCCCCCTCAAGCCTAAACGGCAAGCTTGCCAATGTGCTGGCCAACGGCAAGGAAAATGCCGGGGTTTGGGGAGATGTGGCCAGGTCTTCTCCCTTTGCTCATGCTGAGCAGCGAAATCATACCTTCCCCAATTCATCATCTGACGGCATGTCTCCTGCTGTGGAGACCTCTACTCCGCATAACTCTGAG GTGCATGGAGTATCTGCTTGTATAAGTTCATCTTCGAGCAATTCCAGAAGGATGGCTGCTGTCGAAGAGGCAACATCACACAGTTCAAATGAACCGGCTTCTCCCGGAATCAGAGAATCATCTGGCTCTATAAGTAAAATCACTCCACAAGCCACTGTACTCCCTTCCAGAAGTGGTTCTGCCTCGCAATGGAGTCACTTGACTGATGTAGGAACCTGTCCATCTGATGTGAAACCACATGGGTCACCAATTAGAGGCTCAAGGTCGAGTTCTCCATTTACTCCGTGTCCCCATCTGCTGCCGTCGGAAGGAACTCCTCCAGTCAAGAGTTCCACCTCCTGCGACAGCCTTAATTCTCATAAAGGTATTGTGCCTCACAATTTAGCCGCAGCAATTAGTCCCAAGTTGGAGAACCTGGAAGACGAAGCAGTTAAGGGCCAGTTGAGGAAGAGCCGGCAGAGGAGGGAGACGTTAGGACGAAGTGTCAGTGCTGACTCAGTTTCTTTCTCCCGTGTCAGATACAATGCCTTAAATAAAAACGAATGGAAAGGAGGTGATGCCTGGTTAGCCAAAAATGATAGTTATTCAGACACCAAAGTCAATGGGTACGTTACACGGGATAAAGAGGACTGGACATCTAGGTTGAAAGATGTAAGGAAAAGATCGCGAAGCTTAGAGCCACAGATGTCCCTATACCCTTCAAGCATCAATCAGAGTCCATATTTTGATGATGGTGCCGTTTCTCACTATACCTCCATCTCAGCAAATCCTTTGGTGGACGTGCGACTAATTGACTTTGCCCACTCAACCCATAAGGGACTATCAGATCCCGTCACATACGCAGGGCCTGATCAGGGCTTCCTCTTTGGCTTGCACAATCTCATCAATTTGCTAAGAGATATTGCGCATGAAGCCATGACTGCCACGGAGAGGTTTTGA
- the LOC124163595 gene encoding inositol hexakisphosphate kinase 1-like isoform X2, translating into MEDASEQKLIQLEPFAHQVGGHSSMLCLDGATVAKPLVVREQRFYETLPASLRPFVPSFLGALEVHVLQGEGGYVTHAAAPPPLYKPHLGIRTRRRIRLHDSGDIEIEGENEGMVFEDDDDEDRENIAAKLKEEDLTQLEDEELQKVDRVPRPSVGHALNPWVLRCHRESLSGLTPGMSQNFILLENLTARFKQPCVLDLKIGTRQYGDSASPAKVRSKMMKVVTTTSGKLGLRLGGMQVYQVTTRRFLCRNKLFGRTLTVDGFRMALVQFLHNGWCIRLDIVRPLLERLEALEAILSRLGAARFYTCSLLCLYEGELRTPSTTPLSPSTPAPPMTPGPFSAMPPGFFTSSSNRFNFPINNQSSMELSHSPSSLNGKLANVLANGKENAGVWGDVARSSPFAHAEQRNHTFPNSSSDGMSPAVETSTPHNSEVHGVSACISSSSSNSRRMAAVEEATSHSSNEPASPGIRESSGSISKITPQATVLPSRSGSASQWSHLTDVGTCPSDVKPHGSPIRGSRSSSPFTPCPHLLPSEGTPPVKSSTSCDSLNSHKGIVPHNLAAAISPKLENLEDEAVKGQLRKSRQRRETLGRSVSADSVSFSRVRYNALNKNEWKGGDAWLAKNDSYSDTKVNGYVTRDKEDWTSRLKDVRKRSRSLEPQMSLYPSSINQSPYFDDGAVSHYTSISANPLVDVRLIDFAHSTHKGLSDPVTYAGPDQGFLFGLHNLINLLRDIAHEAMTATERF; encoded by the exons ATGGAAGATGCTTCAGAACAAAAGCTCATTCAG ctggaGCCATTTGCTCACCAAGTTGGCGGTCATTCATCCATGCTTTGTTTGGATGGTGCAACAGTGGCTAAACCTCTGGTTGTACGAGAGCAACGTTTTTATGAGACATTGCCAGCTTCTTTACGCCCATTTGTGCCTTCCTTTCTTGGGGCATTGGAGGTTCATGTGCTCCAAGGAGAGGGTGGATATGTTACCCATGCTGCCGCCCCTCCCCCCTTGTACAAGCCACATCTGGGAATCAGAACCAGGAGAAG GATACGCCTCCACGATTCAGGAGACATTGAAATCGAAGGTGAAAATGAAGGCATGGTttttgaagatgatgatgatgaagacagAGAGAACATTGCAGCCAAGTTGAAAGAAGAGGACCTAACTCAGTTGGAGGATGAGGAGTTGCAGAAGGTGGACAGGGTACCAAGGCCATCTGTTGGTCATGCCCTCAACCCATGGGTTCTGCGATGCCACCGGGAAAGCTTAAGTGGCCTCACCCCTGGCATGAGTCAAA ATTTCATTCTGCTGGAAAATCTCACTGCAAGGTTTAAGCAGCCATGTGTGTTAGACCTCAAGATAGGAACTCGGCAATATGGAGACTCAGCATCCCCTGCCAAAGTTCGCTCTAAAATGATGAAAGTGGTTACCACAACATCAGGCAAACTTGGTCTCCGGCTTGGTGGTATGCAG GTTTATCAGGTGACAACAAGGCGTTTCCTGTGTCGTAACAAGCTCTTTGGTCGCACCCTGACTGTTGATGGCTTCCGCATGGCCTTGGTACAGTTCCTGCACAATGGGTGGTGCATTCGGTTGGACATTGTGAGACCCCTATTGGAGAGACTGGAAGCTTTAGAGGCGATCCTATCGCGCTTGGGAGCTGCTCGTTTCTACACCTGCTCCCTCCTTTGTTTGTACGAGGGCGAACTGCGAACACCATCTACCACCCCTCTCTCGCCCTCTACGCCAGCTCCGCCAATGACCCCTGGTCCATTTTCGGCTATGCCCCCTGGATTCTTCACCTCCTCCTCCAACAGATTTAACTTTCCCATCAACAACCAGTCATCCATGGAATTGAGTCACTCCCCCTCAAGCCTAAACGGCAAGCTTGCCAATGTGCTGGCCAACGGCAAGGAAAATGCCGGGGTTTGGGGAGATGTGGCCAGGTCTTCTCCCTTTGCTCATGCTGAGCAGCGAAATCATACCTTCCCCAATTCATCATCTGACGGCATGTCTCCTGCTGTGGAGACCTCTACTCCGCATAACTCTGAG GTGCATGGAGTATCTGCTTGTATAAGTTCATCTTCGAGCAATTCCAGAAGGATGGCTGCTGTCGAAGAGGCAACATCACACAGTTCAAATGAACCGGCTTCTCCCGGAATCAGAGAATCATCTGGCTCTATAAGTAAAATCACTCCACAAGCCACTGTACTCCCTTCCAGAAGTGGTTCTGCCTCGCAATGGAGTCACTTGACTGATGTAGGAACCTGTCCATCTGATGTGAAACCACATGGGTCACCAATTAGAGGCTCAAGGTCGAGTTCTCCATTTACTCCGTGTCCCCATCTGCTGCCGTCGGAAGGAACTCCTCCAGTCAAGAGTTCCACCTCCTGCGACAGCCTTAATTCTCATAAAGGTATTGTGCCTCACAATTTAGCCGCAGCAATTAGTCCCAAGTTGGAGAACCTGGAAGACGAAGCAGTTAAGGGCCAGTTGAGGAAGAGCCGGCAGAGGAGGGAGACGTTAGGACGAAGTGTCAGTGCTGACTCAGTTTCTTTCTCCCGTGTCAGATACAATGCCTTAAATAAAAACGAATGGAAAGGAGGTGATGCCTGGTTAGCCAAAAATGATAGTTATTCAGACACCAAAGTCAATGGGTACGTTACACGGGATAAAGAGGACTGGACATCTAGGTTGAAAGATGTAAGGAAAAGATCGCGAAGCTTAGAGCCACAGATGTCCCTATACCCTTCAAGCATCAATCAGAGTCCATATTTTGATGATGGTGCCGTTTCTCACTATACCTCCATCTCAGCAAATCCTTTGGTGGACGTGCGACTAATTGACTTTGCCCACTCAACCCATAAGGGACTATCAGATCCCGTCACATACGCAGGGCCTGATCAGGGCTTCCTCTTTGGCTTGCACAATCTCATCAATTTGCTAAGAGATATTGCGCATGAAGCCATGACTGCCACGGAGAGGTTTTGA